One genomic segment of Tursiops truncatus isolate mTurTru1 chromosome 11, mTurTru1.mat.Y, whole genome shotgun sequence includes these proteins:
- the LUM gene encoding lumican isoform X2 encodes MNLGMFPLLLALIGCASSSYYYEDYDFPLSIYGRSSPNCAPECNCPESYPTAMYCDELKLKSVPMVPVGIKYLYLRNNQIDHIDDKAFENVTDLQWLILDHNLLENSKIKGKVFSKLKQLKKLHINYNNLTESVGPLPKSLVDLQLTNNKISKLGSFDGLVNLTFVHLQHNQLKEDAVSAAFKGLKSLEYLDLSSNQMTKLPSGLPVSLLTLYLDNNKISNIPDEYFKRFNGLQYLRLSHNELADSGIPGNSFNVSSLLELDLSYNKLKNIPTVSENLENYYLEVNELEKFEVKSFCKILGPLSYSKIKHLRLDGNRITQTSLPPDMYECLRVANEITVN; translated from the exons ATGAATCTAGGTATGTTTCCTCTCCTCTTGGCATTAATTGGCTGTGCCAGCAGCAGCTACTACTATGAGGATTATGATTTCCCCCTATCGATTTATGGGAGATCATCACCAAACTGTGCACCAGAATGTAACTGCCCTGAAAGCTACCCAACGGCCATGTACTGCGATGAGCTGAAATTGAAAAGTGTGCCAATGGTGCCTGTTGGAATCAAGTACCTTTACCTTAGGAATAACCAGATTGACCATATTGATGATAAGGCCTTTGAAAATGTAACTGATCTGCAGTGGCTCATTCTAGATCATAACCTTCTAGAAAATTCcaagataaaaggaaaagttttctcTAAACTGAAGCAACTGAAGAAGCTGCATATAAATTACAACAATCTGACAGAATCTGTGGGCCCACTTCCCAAATCTCTGGTGGACCTGCAGCTCACTAACAACAAGATCTCGAAGCTTGGCTCCTTTGATGGACTGGTTAACCTGACATTTGTCCACCTTCAACACAATCAGCTGAAAGAGGATGCTGTTTCAGCTGCTTTTAAAGGTCTTAAGTCACTTGAATACCTTGACTTGAGCTCCAATCAGATGACCAAATTGCCTTCTGGTCTCCCAGTATCTCTTCTAACTCTCTACTTAGACAACAATAAGATCAGCAACATCCCTGATGAGTATTTCAAGCGTTTTAATGGATTGCAGTATCTGCGTTTGTCTCATAATGAACTGGCTGATAGTGGAATACCTGGAAATTCTTTTAATGTATCATCCTTGCTGGAGCTGGACCTCTCCtataataaacttaaaaacatACCGACTGTCAGTGAAAACCTTGAAAACTATTACCTGGAGGTCAATGAACTTGAAA AGTTTGAAGTAAAGAGCTTCTGTAAGATCCTGGGACCATTATCCTACTCCAAGATCAAACATTTGCGCTTGGATGGCAATCGCATCACCCAAACCAGTCTGCCACCGGATATGTATGAATGTCTACGTGTAGCAAATGAGATCACCGTTAACTGA
- the LUM gene encoding lumican isoform X1, with the protein MPRLPPRPLHTHRRPAFLQTTSQIAHVFRFKAFAKMNLGMFPLLLALIGCASSSYYYEDYDFPLSIYGRSSPNCAPECNCPESYPTAMYCDELKLKSVPMVPVGIKYLYLRNNQIDHIDDKAFENVTDLQWLILDHNLLENSKIKGKVFSKLKQLKKLHINYNNLTESVGPLPKSLVDLQLTNNKISKLGSFDGLVNLTFVHLQHNQLKEDAVSAAFKGLKSLEYLDLSSNQMTKLPSGLPVSLLTLYLDNNKISNIPDEYFKRFNGLQYLRLSHNELADSGIPGNSFNVSSLLELDLSYNKLKNIPTVSENLENYYLEVNELEKFEVKSFCKILGPLSYSKIKHLRLDGNRITQTSLPPDMYECLRVANEITVN; encoded by the exons atgCCACGACTGCCACCAcgccccctccacacacacagaaGACCAGCTTTCCTCCAGACAACATCACAGATTGCCCACGTTTTCA GATTCAAAGCATTTGCCAAAATGAATCTAGGTATGTTTCCTCTCCTCTTGGCATTAATTGGCTGTGCCAGCAGCAGCTACTACTATGAGGATTATGATTTCCCCCTATCGATTTATGGGAGATCATCACCAAACTGTGCACCAGAATGTAACTGCCCTGAAAGCTACCCAACGGCCATGTACTGCGATGAGCTGAAATTGAAAAGTGTGCCAATGGTGCCTGTTGGAATCAAGTACCTTTACCTTAGGAATAACCAGATTGACCATATTGATGATAAGGCCTTTGAAAATGTAACTGATCTGCAGTGGCTCATTCTAGATCATAACCTTCTAGAAAATTCcaagataaaaggaaaagttttctcTAAACTGAAGCAACTGAAGAAGCTGCATATAAATTACAACAATCTGACAGAATCTGTGGGCCCACTTCCCAAATCTCTGGTGGACCTGCAGCTCACTAACAACAAGATCTCGAAGCTTGGCTCCTTTGATGGACTGGTTAACCTGACATTTGTCCACCTTCAACACAATCAGCTGAAAGAGGATGCTGTTTCAGCTGCTTTTAAAGGTCTTAAGTCACTTGAATACCTTGACTTGAGCTCCAATCAGATGACCAAATTGCCTTCTGGTCTCCCAGTATCTCTTCTAACTCTCTACTTAGACAACAATAAGATCAGCAACATCCCTGATGAGTATTTCAAGCGTTTTAATGGATTGCAGTATCTGCGTTTGTCTCATAATGAACTGGCTGATAGTGGAATACCTGGAAATTCTTTTAATGTATCATCCTTGCTGGAGCTGGACCTCTCCtataataaacttaaaaacatACCGACTGTCAGTGAAAACCTTGAAAACTATTACCTGGAGGTCAATGAACTTGAAA AGTTTGAAGTAAAGAGCTTCTGTAAGATCCTGGGACCATTATCCTACTCCAAGATCAAACATTTGCGCTTGGATGGCAATCGCATCACCCAAACCAGTCTGCCACCGGATATGTATGAATGTCTACGTGTAGCAAATGAGATCACCGTTAACTGA